The Pseudomonas sp. LFM046 region GGGAGTCGAACAGCTTGCGCGCTTCGGTCCAGCGGTCTTCCTCGACGCTGAAGCCGCCGCCCTGCTTGAAGGTGTCCATCAGGTTGGCGATGGCGGCGCCATTGCGACCGTGCAGGTCGAACAGCAGGCGCTCGAAGTTGGACGAAACCATGATGTCCATGGACGGCGACAGGGTCGGGTGCAGGGTGTCCTTGACGTACTGATTACCGCTCATGAAGCGGTGCAGGATGTCGTTGCGGTTGGTGGCGACGATCAGTTGGCTGATCGGCAGGCCCATGTTGCGCGCCAGGTAGCCGGCGAAGATGTCGCCGAAGTTGCCGGTGGGCACGGAGAAGGCCACGGAACGCGCCGGGCCGCCCAGCTGGATGGCTGCGTGGAAGTAGTAAACGATCTGGGCCATGATCCGCGCCCAGTTGATCGAGTTCACTGCCACCAGGCGGGTGCCCTTGAGGAAGCCCTGGTCGGCGAAGCTGGCCTTCACCATTTCCTGGCAGTCGTCGAAGTTACCTTCAACGGCAATGTTGTGGATGTTTTCACCGAGGATGGTGGTCATCTGGCGACGCTGCACTTCGGACACGCGGTTGTGCGGGTGCAGGATGAAGATGTCCACGTTCTCGCAGCGACGGCAGCCTTCGATGGCGGCCGAGCCGGTGTCGCCGGAAGTCGCGCCCATGATCACCACGCGCTCGCCACGCTTGACCAGCACGTGGTCCAGCAGGCGGCCCAGCAGTTGCAGGGCGAAGTCCTTGAAGGCCAGGGTCGGGCCGTGGAACAGCTCCAGGACCCACTCGTTGCCGTTCAGCTGGCGCAGAGGCGCCACGGCGTTGTGGGCGAAGGCGCCGTAGGTTTCCTCGAGGATCTTCTTGAAGTCGGCGTCAGCGATGCTGCCGGTGACGAAGGGGCGCATCACACGGAAGGCCAGTTCGTGGTACGGCAGGCCGGCCCAGGAGGCGATTTCTTCCTGGGTGAAGCGCGGCAGGTTTTCCGGTACGTAGAGGCCGCCGTCGCTGGCCAGGCCAGCCAGCAGCACGTCTTCGAAGTTCAGGGCCGGTGCCTGGCCGCGGGTACTGATATAGCGCATGTCTTAAAACCTTGGTTTCGAGCTGCCGGGCCCGGTGCGCCGCTCCGGGGGATCGCCCCTCCGCGGTCGCACCGGCCCCGGCGGCTGCTTAGTTCAGTTGCTCGACGCGGATGCGCACTACGCTGCCTACCACGTCTTCCAGAGCTTCCAGCGCGGCGATGGCGTCGTTGACGCGCGCCTCGACGACCCGGTGGGTAACCAGGATCATCGGCACCAGGCCGTCCTGCTCTTCGACTTCTTTCTGCATGATGGATTCGATGTTGATGCCGCGCTCCGACAGGATGGTCGCGACCTGCGCCAGCACGCCCGGATGATCCTTGGCCTGGATGCGCAGGTAATAGGCGCTTTCGCAGGCTTCGATCGGCAGGATCGGGTGGTCGGACAGGGAATGCGGCTGGAAGGCCAGGTGCGGCACGTGGTTTTCCGGGTCGGTGGTCAGGGCACGGACCACGTCCACCACGTCGGCGACCACGGCAGAAGCGGTGGCTTCCATGCCGGCACCGGCGCCGTAGTAAAGGGTGCTGCCAGCGGCGTCGCCATTGACCATCACGGCGTTCATCACGCCATTGACGTTGGCGATCAGGCGGTCGGCCGGGATCAGGGTCGGGTGCACGCGCAGTTCGAAGCCGCTGTCGGTGCGACGGGCCACGCCCAGGTGCTTGATGCGGTAGCCCAGCGCCTCGGCATAGTTGACGTCGGCACTGGTGAGCTTCGAGATGCCTTCGGTGTAGGCCTTGTCGAACTGCAGCGGGATGCCGAAGGCGATGGACGCCAGGATGGTCAGCTTGTGGGCGGCGTCGATGCCTTCGACGTCGAAGGTCGGATCGGCTTCGGCATAGCCCAGGGCCTGGGCTTCCTTCAGCACGTCCTCGAAGGCGCGGCCTTTCTCACGCATCTCGGTGAGGATGAAGTTGCCGGTGCCGTTGATGATGCCGGCCAGCCAGTTGATGCGGTTGGCCGAGAGGCCTTCGCGGATCGCCTTGATCACCGGGATGCCGCCAGCGACGGCAGCCTCGAAGGCGACCATGACGCCCTTCTCGCGGGCCTTGGCGAAGATCTCGTTGCCGTGCACGGCGATCAGCGCCTTGTTCGCGGTGACCACGTGCTTGCCGTTCTCGATGGCCTTCAGCACCAGTTCACGGGCCTGGGTGTAGCCACCGATCAGCTCGATGACGATGTCGATTTCCGGGTTGTTGGCCACGTCGAAGATGTCGGCGGTGATGGGGGTGGCGCCGGTTTCACACTTCGGGTTGGGACGAC contains the following coding sequences:
- a CDS encoding homoserine dehydrogenase — protein: MKPVKVGICGLGTVGGGTFNVLKRNAEEIARRAGRGIEVAQIAARRPNPKCETGATPITADIFDVANNPEIDIVIELIGGYTQARELVLKAIENGKHVVTANKALIAVHGNEIFAKAREKGVMVAFEAAVAGGIPVIKAIREGLSANRINWLAGIINGTGNFILTEMREKGRAFEDVLKEAQALGYAEADPTFDVEGIDAAHKLTILASIAFGIPLQFDKAYTEGISKLTSADVNYAEALGYRIKHLGVARRTDSGFELRVHPTLIPADRLIANVNGVMNAVMVNGDAAGSTLYYGAGAGMEATASAVVADVVDVVRALTTDPENHVPHLAFQPHSLSDHPILPIEACESAYYLRIQAKDHPGVLAQVATILSERGINIESIMQKEVEEQDGLVPMILVTHRVVEARVNDAIAALEALEDVVGSVVRIRVEQLN
- the thrC gene encoding threonine synthase, producing the protein MRYISTRGQAPALNFEDVLLAGLASDGGLYVPENLPRFTQEEIASWAGLPYHELAFRVMRPFVTGSIADADFKKILEETYGAFAHNAVAPLRQLNGNEWVLELFHGPTLAFKDFALQLLGRLLDHVLVKRGERVVIMGATSGDTGSAAIEGCRRCENVDIFILHPHNRVSEVQRRQMTTILGENIHNIAVEGNFDDCQEMVKASFADQGFLKGTRLVAVNSINWARIMAQIVYYFHAAIQLGGPARSVAFSVPTGNFGDIFAGYLARNMGLPISQLIVATNRNDILHRFMSGNQYVKDTLHPTLSPSMDIMVSSNFERLLFDLHGRNGAAIANLMDTFKQGGGFSVEEDRWTEARKLFDSLAVNDEQTCETIAEVFKDCGELLDPHTAIGVRAARECRRSLATPMVTLGTAHPVKFPEAVEKAGVGQAPALPAHLADLFQREERCTVLPNDLKQIQAFVSQHGNRGKPL